A genomic stretch from Juglans microcarpa x Juglans regia isolate MS1-56 chromosome 3S, Jm3101_v1.0, whole genome shotgun sequence includes:
- the LOC121258206 gene encoding G-type lectin S-receptor-like serine/threonine-protein kinase B120: MNNCSCTAYALNSSGCMIWEGALSNLQRSSYNGEAGQDIYLRLSAEEPQNTKGKKWEVWVIVALPILVMVLILCLSVGFSSKGKLKCKGEVVSSYDLLLFDFSTELLAINDKTNTKDNATKSGKKDVGLPQFSYESVSAATNNFSNVNKLGEGGFGPVYKGKSLNGQEIAVKILSKRSTQGLDEFMNETTLIAKLQHRNLVRLLGSCMEGEEKILIYEYMPNKSLDFYLFDPTKKTMLDWKTRIHIINGIAQGLLYLHQYSRLRIIHRDMKPNNILLDGEMNPKISDFGMARLVGDNDAQANTNRIVGTYGYMSPEYVMEGLYSIKSDVFSFGVLLLEIVSGEKNTGFYNRESLNLLSHAWELWKDERSLELMDSMIGRPSSESTIVRLINIGLL, encoded by the exons ATGAATAATTGTTCTTGCACGGCTTATGCTCTTAACAGCAGCGGGTGTATGATATGGGAAGGAGCTCTTTCGAACTTACAGCGATCCTCATATAATGGTGAGGCAGGACAGGATATATATCTCAGACTCTCTGCCGAAGAGCCTCAAAATACCAAAG GCAAGAAATGGGAAGTATGGGTGATTGTGGCCTTGCCGATCCTTGTAATGGTGCTAATCTTATGCCTCTCAGTTGGTTTCTCAAGCAAGGGAAAGCTCAAATGCAAAG GAGAAGTGGTTTCAAGCTATGATCTACTGTTATTTGATtttagtactgaacttcttgcaatcaatgataaaacaaacacaaaagatAATGCGACGAAAAGTGGTAAGAAAGATGTTGGGTTACCGCAATTTAGTTATGAGAGTGTATCAGCTGCAACCAATAATTTCTCAAATGTGAATAAGCTTGGAGAAGGAGGGTTTGGACCTGTTTACAAG GGGAAGTCACTTAATGGGCAAGAAATTGCAGTTAAAATTCTTTCAAAAAGATCTACACAAGGGCTTGACGAATTCATGAATGAGACAACACTAATCGCAAAGCTCCAGCACAGAAACCTTGTCAGACTCTTGGGTTCCTGTatggaaggagaggaaaaaattCTAATATACGAGTACATGCCGAACAAAAGTTTGGATTTCTACCTTTTTG ATCCAACCAAGAAAACGATGCTAGATTGGAAGACACGCATACACATTATTAATGGGATTGCTCAAGGACTGCTTTATCTTCATCAGTATTCAAGGTTAAGAATCatacatagagatatgaagccCAATAACATTCTCTTGGATGGTGAAATGAACCCGAAaatatcagattttggcatggcTCGACTAGTTGGGGATAACGATGCACAAGCAAATACAAACAGGATTGTTGGAACTTA TGGCTACATGTCGCCCGAATATGTTATGGAGGGTCTATACTCGATAAAGTCTGATGTGTTTAGCTTTGGAGTATTGCTACTAGAGATTGTGAGTGGCGAGAAGAATACAGGCTTCTATAACAGAGAGTCACTCAACCTTCTAAGCCAT gcTTGGGAGTTGTGGAAAGATGAACGAAGTTTGGAGTTGATGGATTCAATGATAGGACGTCCTTCTTCCGAgtctaccatagtgagattaaTTAACATCGGGCTACTTTGA